Proteins encoded by one window of Aspergillus puulaauensis MK2 DNA, chromosome 4, nearly complete sequence:
- a CDS encoding CwfJ domain protein (BUSCO:EOG09262HKC;~COG:S;~EggNog:ENOG410PGZ6;~InterPro:IPR040194,IPR006768,IPR006767;~PFAM:PF04677,PF04676): MASKIVVVGNVNCELQDVFTKLAKLHVKQSFAFAVIAGDLFGDCSSEHELQQMTALLQGSISVPLPTYFTLGSKPLPPRVIEQIEANDEVCPNLYFLGKRGTLKTSEGIRIVALGGNLEEASTASDKYHPGYSESDARTLIGAHHADILLTHQWPKGIRAGSKVELPAGTTPHQETQCIADICSALKPRYHFSSTDELFYEREPFFHLPTEDSPDAKPLTRFISLASYSKTSKQKWMYAFTLDPKAPPPLSIPVGTTAPPFSSVPAKRKPLPNQNASFSRFAPTDEHHNQRPRKRARAPPPGPEQCFFCLSNPNLATHLITSIGSEAYLTTAKGPLPTSKTFQPSLNFPGHMLIIPFNHTPALNSITDTPSRHSTWTEMQKYRTSLHSMLQRRSNGSLGAVTWEVSRASGIHIHWQFLPVPADLIKRGLVTAAFKVEAQNLKYPKFEQPTSSSSQLSSEAGSADPSAEPGDFFRLWIWDPPAAAAAEPDEDGKSSAEGTEKTLLLPLGADFRFDLQFGRRVMAKLMQLERRINWKDDVQSQEEEEADAAAFKEAYKEFDFTLEEE; encoded by the exons ATGGCTTCAAAGAT AGTCGTTGTTGGAAACGTCAACTGCGAGTTGCAGGATGTTTTTACTAAGCTCGCCAAACTACATGTCAAACAGAGCTTCGCCTTTGCCGTCATCGCTGGTGACCTATTCGGCGATTGCTCATCAGAACACGAGCTTCAGCAGATGACAGCCTTACTACAAGGAAGCATATCTGTTCCACTTCCGACATACTTCACATTGGGAAGCAAACCTTTGCCCCCTCGAGTAATCGAGCAAATAGAAGCCAATGATGAAGTATGTCCAAATCTTTACTTCTTGGGAAAGCGAGGCACTTTGAAGACATCAGAGGGCATCCGAATTGTCGCTCTGGGTGGAAATCTAGAGGAAGCAAGTACTGCAAGCGATAAGTACCACCCGGGGTACAGCGAGTCAGACGCCAGGACACTTATTGGCGCACACCATGccgacatcctcctcacgCACCAGTGGCCCAAAGGCATTCGAGCTGGTTCTAAAGTAGAACTACCAGCAGGCACCACGCCACATCAAGAAACGCAATGCATTGCAGATATCTGCTCGGCTCTCAAACCTCGCTACCACTTCTCATCAACAGACGAATTGTTCTACGAGCGTGAACCTTTCTTTCACCTCCCCACAGAAGACAGCCCAGATGCCAAACCACTCACGCGTTTCATCAGCCTAGCCTCATACAGCAAAACATCCAAACAAAAATGGATGTACGCCTTCACACTCGACCCCAAGGCGCCACCTCCTCTGAGTATCCCCGTCGGCACGACAGCACCCCCTTTCTCCTCTGTCCCGGCCAAACGCAAGCCACTTCCTAACCAAAACGCCTCATTCAGTCGCTTTGCACCAACCGACGAGCACCATAATCAACGTCCCCGCAAGCGTGCCCGCGCCCCTCCACCCGGGCCGGAACAAtgcttcttctgcctctcaAACCCAAACCTCGCTACCCACCTAATCACCTCCATCGGCAGCGAAGCCTACCTGACGACCGCCAAGGGACCCCTCCCAACCTCAAAAACATTCCAACCGTCCCTCAACTTCCCAGGCCACATGCTCatcatccccttcaaccACACCCCAGCTCTGAACAGCATAACCGACACGCCCAGTCGGCACAGCACATGGACTGAAATGCAAAAATACCGCACGTCCCTGCACTCCATGCTCCAACGCCGCTCAAACGGCTCTCTCGGCGCCGTCACATGGGAGGTCTCCCGCGCAAGCGGCATTCATATCCACTGGCAATTCCTGCCCGTGCCCGCAGACCTCATCAAGCGCGGCCTCGTCACCGCCGCCTTCAAAGTCGAGGCCCAGAACCTCAAGTACCCGAAATTCGAACaaccaacttcctcctcatcacaGCTCAGTTCAGAAGCAGGGTCTGCAGACCCCAGCGCCGAACCAGGCGATTTCTTCCGTCTCTGGATCTGGGATCCGCCGGCTGCCGCGGCTGCTGAACcagatgaggatggcaagaGCAGTGCCGAAGGTACAGAGAAAACACTCCTTCTCCCGCTCGGTGCGGACTTCCGCTTCGATCTGCAGTTTGGTCGGCGAGTCATGGCGAAGCTGATGCAGCTTGAGCGGCGGATTAATTGGAAGGACGACGTACAGtcgcaggaggaagaggaggccgaTGCTGCGGCGTTCAAGGAAGCATATAAGGAGTTTGATTTTAcgttggaggaggaataA